From a region of the Lactuca sativa cultivar Salinas chromosome 4, Lsat_Salinas_v11, whole genome shotgun sequence genome:
- the LOC111895640 gene encoding pre-mRNA-splicing factor SLU7-A, whose product SHRSAALSFSFHGRYSSVAFKSREDHRKQMELEEARKAGPAPAEVDEDGKEINPHIPQYMSSAPWYLNAERPSLKHQRKWKSDPNYTKSWYDRRAKIYQADKYRKGACENCGAMTHTTKTCMERLLKLRAKWTSKNIAPDKKIETFELDYDGKRDRWNGYDATSYAHVIERYEARDEAKKKFLKDHQLKKLEEKGNTQNVEEVVSDDEDNEETLVLEALSQIKTLTLLH is encoded by the exons TCTCACAGAAGCGCTGCTCTTTCTTTCTCATTTCATGGGAGATATTCATCAG TGGCTTTCAAATCCAGGGAGGATCACAGGAAACAGATGGAACTTGAAGAAGCCCGAAAAGCTGGGCCTGCTCCTGcagaagttgatgaagatggaaAAGAAATTAATCCACATATTCCTCAGTATATGTCATCTGCTCCTTGGTATCTCAATGCAGAGAGACCT AGTTTAAAACATCAAAGGAAATGGAAGTCAGATCCAAATTACACAAAGTCATGGTATGACAGAAGAGCAAAAATATACCAAGCTGATAAGTACAGAAAGGGTGCATGCGAAAA CTGTGGAGCTATGACACACACAACCAAGACATGCATGGAGAGGCTACTTAAGCTAAGGGCAAAATGGACAAGTAAAAACATAGCACCAGATAAGAAAATAGAGACTTTTGAGCTTGATTATGATGGAAAAAGAGACAGGTGGAATGGGTATGATGCAACATCTTATGCTCATGTGATTGAACGATATGAAGCTCGTGATGAAGCTAAAAAGAAATTCTTGAAAGATCATCAACTCAAGAAGTTAGAGGAAAAGGGTAACACTCAAAATGTGGAAGAAGTTGTTAGTGATGATGAAGATAATGAAGAAACTTTGGTCTTGGAGGCCCTCTCTCAGATTAAAACACTGACATTATTGCATTAA